A window of the Brassica oleracea var. oleracea cultivar TO1000 chromosome C1, BOL, whole genome shotgun sequence genome harbors these coding sequences:
- the LOC106330719 gene encoding hydrophobic protein RCI2B, which produces MSTATFVEILLAILLPPLGVFLKFGLKVEFWICLILTLFGYLPGILYALYIITKD; this is translated from the exons ATGAGTACAGCTACTTTCGTAGAAATCCTTCTGGCTATCCTCTTGCCTCCTCTCGGCGTCTTTCTCAAATTTGGCTTAAAG GTTGAGTTTTGGATATGTTTGATCTTGACGCTGTTTGGTTATCTTCCCGGGATCCTTTACGCTCTTTATATCATCACCAAGGACTGA
- the LOC106300398 gene encoding WAS protein family homolog 1 — translation MTVKKVEIKVDINCGKCNSAILEAVTVIEGVNHISLDEEKNILTVVGTMDPVCVASRLKKIKQKPVIISVGPPPKPPEPPKPPPPPPPEKPMPVCNCKPMSPNPYCASCDVVSVTTYESGSGCTIV, via the exons ATGACTGTGAAG AAAGTTGAGATCAAGGTGGATATAAACTGTGGGAAATGTAATAGCGCAATCTTGGAAGCAGTCACAGTGATAGAAG GTGTGAATCATATATCATTAGATGAGGAGAAAAACATACTTACCGTGGTGGGAACAATGGATCCTGTTTGCGTTGCATCACGGCTAAAGAAAATTAAACAGAAACCTGTAATCATCAGCGTTGGACCACCACCAAAACCTCCAGAACCACCAAAGCCTCCTCCACCACCACCACCTGAAAAACCAATGCCTGTATGCAACTGCAAGCCTATGTCTCCTAATCCTTACTGCGCAAGTTGTGATGTTGTGTCTGTTACTACCTATGAAAGTGGAAGCGGCTGCACCATTGTTTGA
- the LOC106343411 gene encoding RNA polymerase II degradation factor 1-like isoform X1, whose product MASDSQTTTATTSDKPMENKVIQEAKLMEKEIVLQETEDVVKDKPVSDSNLKVTKEESTEEGKDESDEKKVAEQVELKEPTLVPEVNTEAVDEEKQRVESVVEEDNKDKEETKVVDVSESTDEAGSKQVEPVDVQLVREVPSETVEDKSKDVDLLEVEPKPEASEKVETPLEKAKEVAPEVEVVKEEETPEDVLSPPDVIEKAITDEKHLLEEPSKDEQEKASEAKDVVTKLATEDENITKETETHAAEDKSEEALKETDEEPREKETEGIKQEESVADKVSEVVEVSDELKQEAEVPTKEVAVKQKHSNSIMSKVKQSLVKAKKAIIGKSPSSKTITTEEAKEETKVK is encoded by the exons ATGGCTTCAGATTCTCAAACCACAACTGCAACTACATCTGATAAG CCAATGGAGAACAAGGTGATTCAAGAAGCTAAGTTGATGGAAAAAGAGATAGTATTGCAGGAAACCGAGGATGTAGTGAAAGATAAACCGGTTTCAGATTCAAACCTGAAGGTTACAAAGGAGGAATCTACAGAAGAGGGGAAAGATGAAAGTGACGAGAAGAAGGTAGCTGAGCAAGTGGAACTTAAAGAACCAACCCTTGTTCCTGAGGTTAATACTGAAGCTGTTGATGAGGAGAAGCAAAGAGTGGAGAGCGTTGTTGAAGAAGACAACAAGGATAAGGAGGAGACAAAGGTGGTTGATGTTTCAGAATCCACAGATGAAGCCGGAAGCAAACAGGTGGAACCAGTTGATGTTCAACTTGTTAGAGAAGTACCTTCAGAGACTGTAGAAGACAAAAGCAAAGATGTTGATCTTCTTGAAGTCGAGCCTAAGCCAGAGGCTTCTGAAAAAGTTGAGACTCCTCTAGAGAAAGCAAAGGAAGTGGCACCAGAAGTTGAAGTAGTGAAGGAAGAAGAAACACCTGAAGACGTTTTATCTCCTCCAGATGTCATTGAGAAGGCCATTACTGATGAGAAACATTTACTGGAAGAACCATCAAAGGATGAACAAGAGAAAGCAAGTGAAGCCAAAGATGTCGTAACTAAACTAGCTACAGAAGATGAGAACATCACAAAAGAGACTGAAACACATGCTGCAGAAGACAAGAGCGAGGAGGCTTTGAAAGAAACTGATGAAGAACCAAGAGAGAAGGAAACTGAAGGAATCAAACAAGAGGAATCAGTTGCAGATAAAGTATCAGAGGTTGTCGAAGTGAGCGATGAGCTGAAACAAGAAGCAGAAGTCCCAACCAAAGAAGTTGCTGTGAAGCAAAAACATTCAAACAGTATTATGTCAAAGGTGAAGCAATCCCTTGTTAAGGCAAAGAAAGCCATCATTGGAAAGTCTCCAAGCTCTAAGACTATCACAACGGAAGAAGCCAAAGAAGAAACCAAAGTCAAGTGA
- the LOC106343411 gene encoding RNA polymerase II degradation factor 1-like isoform X2: MENKVIQEAKLMEKEIVLQETEDVVKDKPVSDSNLKVTKEESTEEGKDESDEKKVAEQVELKEPTLVPEVNTEAVDEEKQRVESVVEEDNKDKEETKVVDVSESTDEAGSKQVEPVDVQLVREVPSETVEDKSKDVDLLEVEPKPEASEKVETPLEKAKEVAPEVEVVKEEETPEDVLSPPDVIEKAITDEKHLLEEPSKDEQEKASEAKDVVTKLATEDENITKETETHAAEDKSEEALKETDEEPREKETEGIKQEESVADKVSEVVEVSDELKQEAEVPTKEVAVKQKHSNSIMSKVKQSLVKAKKAIIGKSPSSKTITTEEAKEETKVK; the protein is encoded by the coding sequence ATGGAGAACAAGGTGATTCAAGAAGCTAAGTTGATGGAAAAAGAGATAGTATTGCAGGAAACCGAGGATGTAGTGAAAGATAAACCGGTTTCAGATTCAAACCTGAAGGTTACAAAGGAGGAATCTACAGAAGAGGGGAAAGATGAAAGTGACGAGAAGAAGGTAGCTGAGCAAGTGGAACTTAAAGAACCAACCCTTGTTCCTGAGGTTAATACTGAAGCTGTTGATGAGGAGAAGCAAAGAGTGGAGAGCGTTGTTGAAGAAGACAACAAGGATAAGGAGGAGACAAAGGTGGTTGATGTTTCAGAATCCACAGATGAAGCCGGAAGCAAACAGGTGGAACCAGTTGATGTTCAACTTGTTAGAGAAGTACCTTCAGAGACTGTAGAAGACAAAAGCAAAGATGTTGATCTTCTTGAAGTCGAGCCTAAGCCAGAGGCTTCTGAAAAAGTTGAGACTCCTCTAGAGAAAGCAAAGGAAGTGGCACCAGAAGTTGAAGTAGTGAAGGAAGAAGAAACACCTGAAGACGTTTTATCTCCTCCAGATGTCATTGAGAAGGCCATTACTGATGAGAAACATTTACTGGAAGAACCATCAAAGGATGAACAAGAGAAAGCAAGTGAAGCCAAAGATGTCGTAACTAAACTAGCTACAGAAGATGAGAACATCACAAAAGAGACTGAAACACATGCTGCAGAAGACAAGAGCGAGGAGGCTTTGAAAGAAACTGATGAAGAACCAAGAGAGAAGGAAACTGAAGGAATCAAACAAGAGGAATCAGTTGCAGATAAAGTATCAGAGGTTGTCGAAGTGAGCGATGAGCTGAAACAAGAAGCAGAAGTCCCAACCAAAGAAGTTGCTGTGAAGCAAAAACATTCAAACAGTATTATGTCAAAGGTGAAGCAATCCCTTGTTAAGGCAAAGAAAGCCATCATTGGAAAGTCTCCAAGCTCTAAGACTATCACAACGGAAGAAGCCAAAGAAGAAACCAAAGTCAAGTGA
- the LOC106296915 gene encoding germin-like protein subfamily 2 member 3, with the protein MATSMIYLFVTILLVAAHTAFAESNMLQDFCVADLKGEKVNGYPCKDPAQVTPEDFYYIGLANGASTTNTTLGSAVTGANVEKIPGLNTLGISMSRIDYAPRGLNPPHLHPRASEAIFVLEGRLFVGFLTTAGKLISKHVNKGDVFVFPRALLHFQQSPNNAPASVLAAFDSQNSGAQGVGPSLFGANPRIPDDLLAKAFYLESQEVQKVNGKFPAKK; encoded by the exons ATGGCCACTTCCATGATTTATCTTTTTGTTACCATCTTGCTTGTGGCCGCCCACACGGCTTTTGCCGAATCAAACATGCTCCAAGATTTTTGTGTTGCTGATCTCAAGG GTGAGAAAGTCAACGGATACCCATGCAAAGACCCAGCACAAGTAACACCAGAGGACTTCTACTACATAGGCTTAGCTAATGGTGCATCCACCACCAACACCACACTGGGCTCAGCCGTTACAGGTGCCAACGTTGAGAAAATCCCTGGCCTCAACACTTTGGGTATCTCCATGTCTCGGATCGACTACGCACCACGCGGACTCAACCCGCCTCATCTTCACCCCAGAGCTTCAGAAGCCATATTCGTCCTAGAAGGACGTCTCTTCGTTGGATTCTTGACCACCGCTGGAAAACTAATCTCTAAACACGTCAACAAAGGAGACGTCTTTGTATTCCCTAGAGCTCTTCTCCATTTCCAGCAGAGCCCTAACAATGCTCCTGCTTCCGTGCTCGCTGCTTTTGATAGTCAGAACTCCGGGGCTCAAGGTGTTGGACCGTCTCTGTTTGGTGCTAACCCTCGGATTCCTGATGACTTGCTTGCTAAGGCGTTCTATTTAGAATCACAGGAGGTCCAGAAGGTTAACGGTAAATTCCCAGCTAAGAAATAA
- the LOC106296696 gene encoding germin-like protein subfamily 1 member 7 — MEGLLRFLVAKVIVLALASSFVSCYDPSPLQDFCVAVDDANGVFVNGKFCKDPKYVRAEDFFTSGLNIAGNTMNRVGSNVTNVNVDRIPGLNTLGVSLVRIDFAPGGQNPPHTHPRATEILVLVEGTLLVGFVTSNQDNNRLFSKVLYPGDVFVFPIGMIHFQVNVGRTNAVAFAGLGSQNPGTITIADAVFGSTPLIMPEILAKAFQLDVNVVRFLEGRFSSKYDRHY; from the exons ATGGAAGGGCTTCTACGCTTTCTTGTAGCCAAAGTCATCGTATTGGCTTTAGCATCTTCATTTGTATCTTGTTACGACCCAAGTCCTCTTCAAGACTTTTGTGTTGCCGTTGATGACGCTAATGGCG TTTTCGTGAACGGAAAATTCTGCAAAGACCCAAAATACGTGAGGGCCGAGGATTTCTTTACTTCGGGTCTAAACATCGCCGGAAACACCATGAACCGCGTCGGCTCCAACGTAACCAACGTCAACGTCGACAGAATCCCCGGACTTAACACCCTCGGAGTCTCTCTTGTCCGTATTGACTTTGCCCCGGGGGGTCAAAACCCGCCACACACGCACCCACGAGCCACGGAGATCCTCGTCCTTGTTGAAGGAACGCTCTTGGTAGGTTTTGTAACATCGAACCAAGACAACAACAGATTGTTCTCAAAGGTTCTTTATCCTGGGGACGTGTTTGTGTTTCCCATAGGAATGATCCATTTTCAAGTGAACGTTGGGAGGACGAACGCGGTTGCGTTTGCTGGTCTTGGAAGCCAAAACCCCGGTACGATCACAATCGCAGACGCGGTTTTTGGTTCAACGCCTTTGATTATGCCGGAGATTTTGGCTAAAGCATTTCAGCTGGATGTGAACGTGGTTAGGTTTCTCGAAGGAAGGTTTTCTTCTAAATATGATCGTCATTATTAA